A window of the Arachis duranensis cultivar V14167 chromosome 5, aradu.V14167.gnm2.J7QH, whole genome shotgun sequence genome harbors these coding sequences:
- the LOC107489540 gene encoding uncharacterized protein LOC107489540, translating to MKPQLITLIKNNCFYGGNPLEDPKQHISIFLRTCGAVNSDGAIHDTYKLLLFPFSLRDEAAQWLETLPQGSIPSWDDLVAKFLAKFSSSQQTIKLKEGIHPFIQGEEEPLFKAWERYKKASDKVGLQAFYEGLTPETRKAVDYFSDGLLKATTTAQRTVSFNNKGVNNQHSFEKPQNAILEKEVMNLEGVKAVMNQNKQLHHQTQQQLELIARKIDCLHSAIVNAQFPPWKPHSYLRMGEYQHQEQRGSNIGKPMITNNQSHPSNNANQNQCLQNMHPQSHNNSQNQQNTFATPTFYPHNTCGIPSQGFPQPLVHLINLNHSQKITNLEILIERMMEHQEVTTKNQEASIKRIERQMEQLAKHLVEMGEKRANTFPRATEDNLKDNEKVATWEKWKATIEGSEKAMGKETIIKEKHHREVPQEEIEERKPTVRGENQRQQNSQLP from the coding sequence ATGAAGCCGCAACTCATTACACTAATCAAGAACAATTGCTTCTATGGCGGAAATCCTTTGGAGGATCCTAAACAGCACATATCTATTTTTCTGAGGACTTGTGGTGCTGTCAACTCCGATGGTGCAATTCATGATACCTATAAGCTCTTGTTATTCCCCTTTTCACTAAGGGATGAAGCTGCCCAATGGCTTGAAACCCTTCCCCAAGGGAGTATCCCTAGTTGGGACGATTTGGTTGCCAAGTTTCTAGCTAAATTCTCCTCATCCCAACAAACCATCAAGCTGAAAGAGGGAATACATCCATTCATACAAGGAGAGGAAGAACCACTTTtcaaagcatgggaaagatacaagaaagcaagtgacaaggtgGGTCTCCaagctttctatgaaggattaaccccagaaacaagaaaagcggTGGATtacttctcagatggcctactcaaagcGACAACAACTGCCCAAAGAACTGTAAGTTTCAATAACAAAGGAGTCAACAATCAACACTCGTTTGAAAAACCACAGAATGCAATTTTAGAAAAGGAAGTGATGAATCTTGAAGGAGTGAAGGCAGTCATGAATCAAAATAAGCAGCTACACCATCAAACTCAGCAACAATTGGAGCTGATAGCTAGAAAAATTGATTGTCTACATTCTGCTATAGTGAATGCACAATTTCCACCATGGAAGCCACATTCTTATCTAAGAATGGGGGAATACCAACATCAAGAACAAAGGGGTTCCAACATTGGCAAACCCATGATCACAAACAACCAAAGTCACCCATCTAATAATGCCAATCAAAACCAATGCTTACAAAACATGCACCCTCAGTCTcataacaactcacaaaatcaACAGAATACCTTTGCAACACCCACATTTTACCCACACAATACATGTGGAATTCCTTCGCAAGGTTTTCCACAGCCACTAGTCCATCTCATAAATTTAAACCATTCTCAGAAGATCACTAACTTGGAGATCTTAATAGAGAGAatgatggagcaccaagaggtgacaacaaagaaccaggAAGCTTCAATCAAAAGAATTGAGAGGCAGATGGAACAACTGGCTAAGCACCTTGtagaaatgggtgagaagaggGCAAATACTTTCCCCAGAGCCACTGAAGACAACCTGAAAGACAATGAAAAAGTTGCTACGTGGGAGAAATGGAAAGCAACCATAGAAGGAAGTGAGAAGGCTATGGGAAAAGAAACAATCATCAAAGAAAAGCACCACAGAGAAGTTCCtcaagaagaaatagaggaaaGAAAGCCCACAGTAAGAGGAGAAAATCAAAGGCAACAGAATTCTCAACTTCCATGA